The following are encoded together in the Lactuca sativa cultivar Salinas chromosome 1, Lsat_Salinas_v11, whole genome shotgun sequence genome:
- the LOC128128400 gene encoding uncharacterized protein LOC128128400 has translation MDLEAYTARFNDLALLCPAMVTPEEKKQLIDHRASRGTTVAATNQAKGGNNKRKFWNLKKKQPMRDPAKKQRTVAVRAATIAPAPAPPKPYAGILPKCNKCNYHHKGACRELHCKNCDKKGHTARFCRAPARPNNQVANAGASQTCYECGEAGHFRRNCPKAQTPNGDGVGRVLTMGHGEAVKDPSVVSD, from the exons ATGGACCTCGAAGCTTATACAGCCCGATTCAACGATCTAGCACTCCTCTGCCCTGCAATGGTTACTCCGGAGGAGAAGAAG caGCTTATCGATCATAGGGCCAGCCGTGGCACCACGGTCGCCGCCACCAACCAAGCGAAAGGAggaaacaacaagaggaagttctggaacctTAAAAAGAAACAACCGATGCGGGACCCCGCAAAGAAGCAACGGACAGTTGCTGTCCGTGCAGCCACTATTGCTCCTGCCCCAGCGCCGCCGAAGCCATATGCTGGAATtctccccaagtgcaacaagtgcaactaccatcacaagGGCGCTTGTAGGGAATTGCACTGCaaaaactgcgacaagaaagggcataccgctCGTTTCTGTAGAGCGCCAGCACGACCAAACAACCAAGTTGCCAATGCGGGGGCAAgccaaacctgctatgaatgtggtgaagcaggacacttcaGGAGAAACTGCCCTAAGGCACAAACCCCTAATGGTGATGGTGTAGGGAGAGTCCTGACAATGGGACACGGAGAAGCGGTCAAAGATCCCtcggtggtttctg ATTGA